The Juglans regia cultivar Chandler chromosome 1, Walnut 2.0, whole genome shotgun sequence nucleotide sequence caatcaatagaatacaaataactattcatttatacaatattatgcAGGGCAACCGACTacaagcaacaattttcggcaAAGATATAGACCTACGTAATGACATGTTACACATCTTCCGGTCTTACTACATCAGTAATGCTTATGTCAAGCCTTTAGATCCCAGGCATAGAATTGAAGCGCATGAATACCAGTacatcttaaattcaagaacaatcatCGAAAACATTCCAGATGACGAAGTGGAATTACAACCACcagaatatgatattatctCATTCACCAATCTACATGACTACAAAGACACTGGAACTGAAATAGGTAAATATCACATCGATATATTTAACGTACATCTTGATACTCTTATTcagttttcacaaaatttttttttaacataattggaCAGCTATTATGGCGATCGCAATATACATGAAACCTCTTAGAGGAATTACCTCAATACATGGGccaacaaaaattcaagaaatatatgttatcGACCAGAGGTAAAAAAGATTTCTCaattatatatgtgatattaataaattctttaattaacttattttcaatactatttcatcatgttacacttttaaatactttCTCCTAAATTTTACAGCCTAATGCCCATATGATTGACTATGTGGAGTCGatttgtggatggtgaatgcCGAACAATCTTTGATATTATTGAAGCTAAGCCAACTCTACTCGCAACACGTATAAAAGTCGGTTCATACAATGGTATATTACACAACTTATAATatcagcatttattaaaaatagaatgtcattatctactaacaaatttcttttctttataatataggtCTTTCTCTTTCGTCTCAACCAACAAGTGTATTTACCTTAAATCCTGTCATCCCTGCTGCAACTTCATTATGTCAATGGTAATcctttcttactttattatatatatatacaatttgtacctactatatcttttcctccatgatttctctcattcattttaaattattctaaaaatatttaggacGATGCTAAACCATGCACTGCTTGAAGAAATCgtcgaaaaaaatctacatcacaCAACGGCATCAGCATCAGCATCGTCATCAAATGTTGATATTAAAGACATAATTAAGCTTGATGATCTTGCtggttttcttaaatcattacaaCCAATGACGGTACATTTCTAACCTTATCTTAAGgctacatattatttacaaccactaaaaatatatatctgttgcaaaattaatgcagaaagcaaaattttggattaaagcaACTATTTGTGTGGTTGATCTCCATCAAAAATTCTTCTACATGTCCTGCATTGGGTGTAAAAAGGGGACTggatatgaacaaaatgaaaaatttcaatattatcattgcaaatacatgagtaatgcacaaccacggtatacatcttatattcatattttacgtcGTAAATGTtcctttaatcaattttatattatattcaaattattgcttaatcattcagactaaaaaatatagtttgtttatatagTTGTCGAGCTTACATCGACGTTGACGATGGTAATGGACGACTAGGAGCTGTCATGTTCGGTAAAATTGCAGAAGAAGCTCTAGGTTGCACAGCAATCGAACTAATGGAACATACATGAGAGGTAACCAACTTATTCatattccaatttatattttaaaaacatttaattttagatattcaaataggaagttattaaaaatatcttttacattatatttattcaccatacaggaacatttaccgtatatctaaaatattacaaaattatgttcaacaaaaaaatggatcatacaattgagtgcagatttagatcaactccaaaaacaacgtcacaaaaacttcaacgttctctccataaatgctgtgaatgaggagaacaatgctgtgaatgaggagaacacaaAACTTTGAatccattatgtaatatttagttgtttcagactttactttcagtagcaaaagaaacaattatgtaatatttagtcgttttagactctactttcagtaaccaaaaaaataattatgtaatattcattttcctgacttgcttaaacatatagtctgtctaaatctattatcagagactttaaacaattatagtttacttaaacaattaattatatatcttcatagaccttatcattaaattctcttattctacactagatgtttatattttagaataacctaatacagggcaaacgtgcatcgcacgtaaatacactgctagtatatataaatatatgctagCGGTagctaacgtgcaaagcacgtttgccatgtctacctaattgaaaacaaaaataatgatttttaatattaaaatagtttaatgtatatgagtaaaattattatttattcatgttcatcatttattatggaatttaaattatattaaaaattcaaattaattagatagtttttttctattaaaaatattcagtaaaacttcatcatttatttaatgatgaaaaaataatattttataaattaaaattgattttaagtgcatgatataatattattctcttaaaaatattcagtaaaactttatcttttacttaatgatgaaaaattagtattttataaattaaagttaattttaagtgtatggtagaatatttatattttaattatttattttatgttagtttaaatcaatatttaaacttctatcgttagattaaatctaaagattaaagatgaagggttgaaatttaaaacttaaaaattaacatttttccccacttttcctttctcactctctctcattccccacgcacgtttgcctaatttagttaattaagaatattatcatatttaaattatgttaaaactctaattatttatatgattttaatttcttaaaatatttagtaaacttttatcatttatttaatgatggaagattagtatttaataaattaaatttgatacattatgtataatatgatatttatatattaattatttaaattttaaattagtttaaatcaatgtttacatttttattgttagatcaaatctaagaatttaaaatgaagggttgagattaatttcttaaaaatatttaataaaatttcatcgtttatttaatttatttcaatatttttaattaaattaatatttatgtatatttaaatcagtattttaatcttttattgttaaatcattttgaagaccCCAAGATGAAGGAACTGGATAAACCGATAAACACCTATCAcattttccttctccctcaattttccctcccctctctctctccgcccTCAGCTCACTCGTATGCGGTACGCTGCCCCTctcccagccgaatcttcctctgcccaACCCGACGCCGCTGTGCACCGGTGAGCCTCATCGCCctttccaccggcaccacctcactccagCGAGCCCTcacacaccggtctccctctctcacgctctctcttcctctctctcggctgtgcaCAGTCCGAATGGGTTTGATGATGCTGTGCCACCGAGCACCATCcaccggcgccaccacctccacggtagcctcctctcccaccggccatccccaTCCAGctagctcggcctccatctccttgtcgtttgctcccacgaaatccacctctctcttgcactgattctccacacccacggcggagctccacctcctctggccaccgcaccaccaccgagacctcctttcgccaccgaccacctctcgtagccGTCCTCACGCCCAGCCAAGCCACCATGCatgctcaccttccctcacagacgcccacttccccttaggccacctccaccaccgtaatttgtgtggtgatttttttttttattttatggtatttttgttgtgattttatagtgattttgttgtgattttatagtgattttgttgtgattttgtgatatttttttaatttgtggtatttttgtgatgattttatgatgattttgtcgtggttttgcttcgaggatgcagagagggaTGCTCTGATATAGTGGTTTTGCcttggttttgtgattttgccgtgtatttttgtgatgattttatgatgattttgtcgTGATTTTGCTtcgaggatgcagagagggacgCGGAGATATAATAGttttggttttgtgattttgccgtgtttattactgttcactattactgttcattactgttgatctTACTGTTCATGAGGCGATAGGCTCTTTTTAAGTATAATGTTCATGTACAAACGCACCTATCTCACTTTTGgtttttatcttcaaaaatttAATGTGCAGTCACTTTTGACTCTATAAATGTGATTGcctgtattattattttaatataaattaattattttaatcaatcacGTCAATAAAATATGCAAAGAGTACACAAAAACTTATGACCTTTGAGAAGTAATCCTGCTTGGATCTCCGCTACTCCAACAGTGATGACCAACTTGACTGAGGTTCTTTTTGTTATAGGCTATAGCCCCCTCTcttcaagaaatgaagaaagatacaaatatcaattcttaaaatatatttcttttttattttttattttatttcctgaggtagaaaattttagtttttgtattaaataaaattgatatcGAGTCAATAGGCAACCATTTTAAAAGTTTTCGTTATTAATTTCCCATGTAACCAAAGGTAAAACGACCTTCCTGCACAATCATAACGATTAAGATTGAGGGAAATAGAACAAGAATATGTGGCTACTGGAGCAAACACAAACTCCAGTGCCCTCAgcctaagaagaagaagaagaagaagaagaagaaaaaataataattactttACAATTATCAGAACCCAATCGGCAATTAAGTCAGACAGCCCATCAAGCACTAAACATTAAGTTAGGGAATAGCATGGGTAATAAGGGCAGCGTGAGCACGACCTGAGTACAAATGGGGGAGACTTCACATTATTGTGCAGTTGCACTTGGATTCCAGCTTTGGAGGCTCCATGCTGTCCACCTTGTTGGGAACCCCAACATTGCAGTTCAAAGAGTCGTTGGCGTTCTCATCATTCTCGGTCTTATTGGATGCATGCTTCACATCTGTTTCCACCTGCCTTTGCCTGGCTTTGTGGGCTTTCCAAGCACGTGGTTTGCCAGTGGTTCTGCCTGCAATTTTTCTATCAGAATTCGATTTCCCCAATATTGTAACTGTTGGCCATGAACCTTCCAATGGGATTGGGTTTTCCTTCTCAATTGCCAGGTTTGCAGCTTCGTAGGCCAGATCGTGGACAATGGAGCTGCAGAAAAGTATTGCATCCGTGGCTTCCTCCAGTGTTACACTCCTTGACTTACTTCCACCCTGACAGTCTACCATTACTGCTGATTCCTCTGTCAAAAACATTAAGAATTCATCAGAGAATTAGCTAAGACATGCTAATATTATCTCAAAACATGGGTTAGAACATCATAAATATGATGTAATCAGAAGTGAAGTCAATAATGGAGTAGGAGCTCATAACAGAGgtgaaaaaattggttttgatTATATTCTCTCAATCAGCAGATGGTTAACAAAAATGAGATGCGCAATGACAGTGGAAATCTCAAATGGAAGAACACAAAAACAAGGCTGACAAGCATACCAAGGATGCCATATGCATGATCAGAGGTGTTGGGGTCTGAAACTGAAGACTCCTGCAATTCACCCTTGGTGCTCATCGATATGAGACAGACCTCATCAATCTGTGAACCAGGGTTACCCAGACAGCACTTTTCAGTTTCCACTTGTGACAAAGTAACCACAGAGCTCTGTGAAGGAACCTGTGCATCATCCACTTCACCAGTGCTACTGTTCATCATGACAAGTTCCTCTCCAGAAGAGGACTCTGGAGTTCTAATAGTTGCTTCCACATCCATGACACTCCTTGTGTTTTCTGGGATAAACTCACCATTTGCATAAGCAGTGTAATTCTTCTCATAATTTGGAAATGATGCTACCGAATTATTCTCTAGCAGAACATTATCAATACGATGGGACAATCCCAAGTTGGAAACATCAACCGTTCTACGATCATTACATTCAGAATTATCAGTCTCAACAACACCTGTCCTGGTAAAATATGTACTGGTAGCATCTGCTAGTGCATACTCCGACACAAGTGCTTGCCCTTCAGAAGCTCTTGGTTTTTCCACTACAGCATGTTCCACATTGCCATCGGAAACCACAAGGTTTTCTAACCCTCGGTGACCATGGTTTGAAATTCCAGATAAAGGCGACCCAGTGCTTTGAGACTTCATGTTTACGTCAGATCTACCATTCTCCATGTCTGCTTTCCTGCCACTTAACTGCCGTTGTATACGAGTTTCCAATTGTCTAGCTAAGCTGAAATCAGTAGAGGATGATGCCGAGAAACTGCCTTGCCCAATGGAGCTTCTCATACTGCTTGCACTGTCTCTTGCATGAGACCGATCATCATAAAGTATTGTAGTAGCAGCAAATGTCCTGCCTTGGAAAACAGGCCCCTTGCTACTACTTGGCCTCTTCAGCAGTATGGATATGCCTGTGCCTTCTGAAAAACCaaccttcaaatttggataGTCATTATAGCGATGCAATTGCTGACCCACAGTGTCATCATCAGCAGTTATGCTGTAACCAACAGTTGGTTGGCCCACCTCTTGCCGATTGACATCCTTAAGCTCAGCTTCCTCCACCAACGACCTTGCATATTCTGGAGAGAAGTTTTGTTGTTGCTCACTCTGGGGAATTTGGCCTTGCTCAGCAGTCTCTTCACCCACAGAAACCCTTCGTTCATCCACACAAGTAATGGGTACAAATTCTGGTACAACAATTACAGGCTCCATCTGATCAGAAGGTTTTTCTTCTTCAGAAATCATATACGTCACTGGGGAGTTTACAGCAACTACACTTCTTGGGCCCGAAATTATAACACTCAAAGTGTCGTCTTTCCGACGGCATTCTGGACAAAGTTTAATGCTCCGTTCCACTTCATCAACAACACTGTACACTGAACCACACCTTGAACAACTTGCCATATTTTCAAGAATATCAACTCCTGGAGAATCAGCCTTGACTTGAGAAGCTTCAGAAGTTGCACCGATTTCCAAGGCAATACCATGGTGACCAAAGTTTTCAGAGACGATATAACCGCAATCAGCTGCAGGACTTTTAACAAATTCACCATGCTGAATGCGAAGTGATACATCATGCATTTCATGGCCACTGTCTTTATTCACTTCATCCATCTTATCAAAGGCAAAGACTTCTTGAACATCAGGATATGCAACTTTCCCACATTCACTTGCCATGTCATCCTGGTTCTGGTCACCACCTTCATTATCAACTGCCGCACGATCAGAACTTGCTTTGCTGCTTGTTGTGACTGAGTTCCTAGATATAAGAGAACGATTTGCAGAACTTGCTTTTCCGACATAAAAGGTGGTGCTGGGGACACTAGATAAAAGTGGCCTGAACATATTCTGAGGACTCTTCCGGTTATCCTGCACAAACATTGAATAACACGTCATTACAATTACTATGAACTACAAATTCACAAATCTTCATAAGTTAGATTACTGCAAAAACTAAGGGGACGCGCGAGTCCTCAGAAAAGCTATCATACTCGCAATCAATGGtgaaatttattacttaaaaaaaaactcatgctGAAATCTTTAGAAGTTAAAGGTAGACTATGAGAATATATGCATACAGACCAACTATTCTGAGGTGTTATTAAAACTCTATTTTTGTCACTCAATTCCAACAAGAGATATGAAAAGTATTGTTATTCGCAACTCAATTGATTTCACTTCCAAAAGTCTGAGGATGGACAAAA carries:
- the LOC118348761 gene encoding uncharacterized protein LOC118348761, whose product is MAYKLLTPPDTPLFPSLDDEPLPVNAAPRGRPRSQPISISRSSTMEKSYRSSRGSSSPNRLSPSPRSGSSTFQSRGRPSSATHSSPPLGLRHASPSRRPSTPPSKPSTPTPRSSTPTPRRMSTGSSGTIASPGTRGTSPIKTNRGNSVSPKIRAWQANIPGFSSDAPPNLRTSLADRPASYVRGSSPASRNGRDSTSKVSRQSMSPTASRSISSSHSHDRDRFSYHSKGSVASSGDDDIDSLQSIPVGSLDRATSRRVGPLSNNRALPFSKKYTRIASSTSAPKRSFDPALRQMDNRKSPQNMFRPLLSSVPSTTFYVGKASSANRSLISRNSVTTSSKASSDRAAVDNEGGDQNQDDMASECGKVAYPDVQEVFAFDKMDEVNKDSGHEMHDVSLRIQHGEFVKSPAADCGYIVSENFGHHGIALEIGATSEASQVKADSPGVDILENMASCSRCGSVYSVVDEVERSIKLCPECRRKDDTLSVIISGPRSVVAVNSPVTYMISEEEKPSDQMEPVIVVPEFVPITCVDERRVSVGEETAEQGQIPQSEQQQNFSPEYARSLVEEAELKDVNRQEVGQPTVGYSITADDDTVGQQLHRYNDYPNLKVGFSEGTGISILLKRPSSSKGPVFQGRTFAATTILYDDRSHARDSASSMRSSIGQGSFSASSSTDFSLARQLETRIQRQLSGRKADMENGRSDVNMKSQSTGSPLSGISNHGHRGLENLVVSDGNVEHAVVEKPRASEGQALVSEYALADATSTYFTRTGVVETDNSECNDRRTVDVSNLGLSHRIDNVLLENNSVASFPNYEKNYTAYANGEFIPENTRSVMDVEATIRTPESSSGEELVMMNSSTGEVDDAQVPSQSSVVTLSQVETEKCCLGNPGSQIDEVCLISMSTKGELQESSVSDPNTSDHAYGILEESAVMVDCQGGSKSRSVTLEEATDAILFCSSIVHDLAYEAANLAIEKENPIPLEGSWPTVTILGKSNSDRKIAGRTTGKPRAWKAHKARQRQVETDVKHASNKTENDENANDSLNCNVGVPNKVDSMEPPKLESKCNCTIM